The following proteins come from a genomic window of Methanosarcina sp. MTP4:
- a CDS encoding TIGR04279 domain-containing protein codes for MKKTIIAIILLLFTMSTVSAETSGGPSPGYIAQVVMNGSTLLFADHYDDTADGNWIQLSGGDPVRLPDPLSFTYRGVNRSEFHSESLDLAMYLNLGMYEEGNYYKEIIYPYPTHPLYTNVTGKNEVSLDFKGASGFAGQGVRVYLVKADLVSVLDMLADIRAANADDFEALFLRNFEESDYERYPETLDENEDLLLDENGDLHLDLGPKDSGDYGIVVLLDSSDDLAILSATAFKVLPYGMTVDTSIDEQSTSSYDLDVSIDLDGPDTSYNYTAVLIEASNYKAELEMESNGARTGTNLSINGRELMGDLDLPAEFSSETDLLDFIGINTEDVSNLNSFAVDVFGENTQFLKKDGHGNSTNFNFYLENVETPKDYILFTGVWKSGEGLVAFDQKEVTVDKKEDEEEEEEKPSNGGGSSSGGGGGGGGGGGGSPEPASNVRIKELAQQFVTNGNRIRFEFIRKATVVDYVEFDAKRSFGKTTTIIEELKEISVLTPADPDGEVYKHINIWVGNGGFSNTQNIASPAVGFRVNKTWIAENEIIESTVTLNRYSEGRWNALQTRKIGEDEGFIYFEASSPGFSPFAITAENNKPVVEGSEEAQPPTGTEQPEETETPETEESPGEKEKTGISKSFMSKTFSFIIGFMVVILIGLAVMEKQKQ; via the coding sequence TTGAAAAAAACCATAATTGCAATAATCCTGCTGCTATTCACCATGTCCACAGTCTCGGCTGAAACTTCCGGAGGTCCTAGCCCGGGATATATTGCACAAGTTGTGATGAACGGCAGCACACTCTTATTTGCTGACCATTATGACGACACAGCGGACGGCAACTGGATCCAGTTAAGCGGGGGAGACCCGGTTCGATTGCCCGATCCGCTCAGTTTCACCTACCGGGGAGTAAACCGTAGTGAATTCCACAGTGAAAGCCTGGACCTGGCAATGTACCTGAACCTGGGAATGTACGAGGAAGGGAACTATTACAAGGAAATCATCTATCCTTACCCGACCCATCCGCTGTACACCAATGTCACGGGCAAAAACGAAGTATCCCTGGACTTCAAGGGAGCCTCCGGCTTTGCGGGCCAGGGGGTCAGGGTCTACCTGGTAAAAGCGGACCTTGTTTCCGTCCTTGATATGCTTGCCGATATCCGGGCAGCCAATGCGGACGATTTTGAGGCCCTCTTCCTCCGGAACTTTGAGGAATCCGATTACGAGAGGTACCCAGAAACCCTTGACGAAAACGAAGACCTGCTCCTTGATGAAAACGGAGACCTGCACCTCGACCTGGGGCCAAAGGACAGCGGGGATTACGGGATAGTCGTTTTGCTCGACAGTTCCGATGACCTGGCAATTCTCTCCGCAACAGCCTTTAAAGTCCTGCCCTACGGGATGACGGTTGACACAAGCATCGATGAGCAGTCCACTTCAAGTTACGACCTGGACGTCAGCATCGATCTCGACGGGCCGGACACGAGCTACAACTATACAGCCGTCCTCATAGAAGCCAGCAACTACAAAGCCGAACTGGAAATGGAATCCAACGGGGCAAGGACCGGGACAAACCTTTCCATTAATGGCAGAGAGCTTATGGGAGATCTCGACCTTCCCGCGGAATTCAGCTCCGAAACCGATCTGCTGGACTTCATAGGGATCAACACCGAGGACGTGAGTAACTTAAACTCCTTCGCAGTCGACGTTTTTGGGGAAAACACCCAGTTCCTTAAGAAAGACGGACACGGAAACAGTACGAATTTTAATTTCTATCTGGAAAACGTAGAAACCCCCAAAGACTACATCCTGTTCACCGGAGTCTGGAAATCCGGAGAAGGGTTGGTTGCCTTTGACCAGAAAGAAGTCACCGTAGACAAAAAAGAAGATGAAGAAGAAGAAGAAGAAAAGCCCTCAAACGGAGGAGGTAGCTCCTCAGGCGGTGGTGGCGGCGGTGGCGGTGGGGGAGGTGGATCTCCCGAACCTGCAAGCAACGTCCGGATCAAGGAACTTGCCCAGCAGTTCGTTACTAACGGGAACCGCATCAGGTTTGAGTTCATACGGAAAGCCACCGTTGTCGACTACGTGGAATTCGACGCTAAAAGGAGTTTCGGAAAGACCACAACCATTATCGAGGAACTGAAAGAGATCTCCGTCCTGACCCCGGCTGATCCTGACGGGGAAGTCTACAAGCATATTAACATCTGGGTAGGAAACGGAGGTTTTTCAAATACGCAAAACATTGCCAGCCCCGCTGTTGGCTTCAGGGTCAACAAGACGTGGATAGCCGAAAACGAAATCATCGAATCTACGGTCACCCTGAACAGGTATTCCGAAGGCAGGTGGAACGCCCTCCAGACCCGGAAGATCGGGGAAGATGAGGGTTTCATCTACTTCGAAGCCAGCTCCCCGGGATTCTCCCCGTTTGCCATCACAGCCGAAAACAACAAGCCTGTGGTTGAGGGAAGTGAGGAAGCCCAACCTCCCACAGGAACAGAGCAGCCAGAAGAAACCGAAACTCCGGAAACCGAAGAAAGCCCCGGAGAAAAGGAAAAGACCGGAATCTCGAAGAGTTTCATGTCAAAAACCTTTAGTTTTATTATCGGGTTCATGGTGGTAATCCTGATCGGGCTGGCCGTGATGGAGAAACAGAAGCAGTAA
- a CDS encoding Ig-like domain-containing protein yields MAMVTGLNESEVGYTWINWTWTNPDDTDFNRTRVYIDGVFKENTSNNYYNATNLTNNTQYEIGTRTVDQAGNINYTWVNDTASTMEMPDTEKPVINAVNLNVTGTETGKPILVTVDVTDNIEVTAVQASGTALNYETGTIWEGIITALEGTHQVNVSATDEAGNIGWNNSTTYTAVPVNQPPELATIEDQLVAENDSLAFTLTAKDPDNDELTYATNATFGTLMGNEFTWTPNYEESGTYYVEFNVTDGVLNDSETVTITVENVNRPPELELIEDQLVAENDSLAFTLTAKDPDNDELTYATNATFGTLMGNEFTWTPNYEESGTYYVEFNVTDGVLNDSETVTITVENVNRPPELELIEDQLVAENSSLAFTLTATDPDNDELTYATNATFGTLMGNEFTWTPNYEESGTYYVEFNVTDGVLNDSETVVITVENVNRPPVLVDIGDQSIDEGSELVINLSATDKDGDTLTFAKNESSVGKLTDKNFTWTPTDEDAGIYYVNFSVSDGKGGLDFEVVQITVGDVNRPPVLVDIGDQSIDEGSELVINLSATDEDGDTLTFAKNDSSVGKLTDKNFTWTPTDEDAGIYYVNFSVSDGKGGLDFEVVQITVGDVNRPPVLVDIGDQSIDEGSELVINLSATDEDGDTLTFAKNDSSVGTLTDKNFTWTPEYDEAGIYSVNFSVSDGKEGLDFEIVQITVGDVNRKPVLAEIDPQSTAENTELRIELSATDPDGDPLTYSTNATFGELADYIFLWTPAYGESGIYYVEFTASDGELTDSETITIAVGDVNRAPALDSIGNKAIAENSLLAFTLTASDDDGDDLTYGATGLPGGAQLNTTSGLFEWTPGSEDSGVYSVGFNVTDGELTDSETVQITVSDVTTVKKSSSGGGGGGGGGGGGSPEPASNVHVKELAQQFVTNGNRIRFEFIRKATVVDYVEFDAKKSAGKTTTIIEELKEISVLTPAEPDGEIYRHINIWVGNGGFASPENIGGAVVGFRVNKTWIAENEIIESTIALNRYSEDRWSVLQTRKIGEDEGFIYFEASSPGFSPFAVTAENSKPLIEVREVEGQIPTETEQIKETDSLETETPETEESAGDGEKTGISKSIMSKVFNFIIGFMIIILIGLAVIEKRRQ; encoded by the coding sequence ATGGCCATGGTTACCGGCTTGAACGAATCGGAAGTTGGGTACACCTGGATTAACTGGACGTGGACGAACCCGGATGACACGGATTTCAACCGGACAAGGGTCTACATTGATGGTGTTTTCAAGGAAAACACCTCTAACAATTACTACAATGCAACAAACCTTACGAACAACACTCAATACGAGATCGGGACCAGAACAGTAGACCAGGCAGGAAACATAAATTACACCTGGGTAAACGATACGGCTTCAACGATGGAAATGCCGGATACTGAAAAGCCGGTAATTAACGCGGTCAATTTAAACGTAACCGGGACTGAAACAGGAAAACCTATTCTTGTGACAGTGGATGTTACTGACAACATAGAAGTTACGGCAGTACAGGCATCAGGAACAGCCCTGAATTACGAGACAGGAACAATATGGGAAGGAATAATTACAGCTCTTGAAGGAACTCATCAGGTTAATGTTTCTGCAACCGATGAAGCAGGAAACATCGGATGGAACAATTCTACAACTTACACGGCTGTCCCGGTGAATCAACCTCCGGAACTTGCAACAATTGAAGATCAATTGGTTGCAGAAAACGATTCATTGGCATTTACACTAACGGCTAAGGATCCTGATAATGATGAGTTGACATACGCTACAAATGCTACGTTCGGAACTCTGATGGGAAATGAGTTTACATGGACTCCGAATTATGAGGAAAGTGGAACTTACTATGTAGAGTTCAACGTAACGGATGGAGTCCTGAATGATTCAGAAACAGTGACCATTACTGTAGAGAACGTAAACAGACCACCGGAACTGGAATTAATTGAAGATCAATTGGTTGCAGAAAACGATTCATTGGCATTTACACTAACGGCTAAGGATCCTGATAATGATGAGTTGACATACGCTACAAATGCTACGTTCGGAACTCTGATGGGAAATGAGTTTACATGGACTCCGAATTATGAGGAAAGTGGAACTTACTATGTAGAGTTCAACGTAACGGACGGAGTCCTGAATGATTCCGAAACAGTGACCATTACTGTAGAGAACGTAAACAGACCACCGGAACTGGAATTAATTGAAGATCAATTGGTTGCAGAAAACAGCTCATTGGCATTTACACTAACTGCTACGGATCCTGATAACGACGAGCTGACATACGCTACAAATGCTACGTTCGGAACTCTGATGGGAAATGAGTTTACATGGACTCCGAATTATGAGGAAAGTGGAACTTACTATGTAGAGTTCAACGTAACGGACGGAGTCCTGAATGATTCCGAAACAGTGGTCATTACTGTAGAGAACGTAAACAGGCCACCTGTGCTCGTTGATATTGGTGATCAATCTATTGACGAAGGTTCAGAACTTGTGATAAACCTCTCTGCAACAGATAAAGATGGAGACACTCTCACTTTTGCCAAGAACGAAAGCAGCGTTGGAAAGCTTACAGACAAGAACTTTACCTGGACTCCGACGGATGAGGACGCAGGAATATATTACGTAAATTTCAGCGTTTCGGATGGAAAGGGTGGTCTGGACTTTGAGGTAGTTCAGATAACAGTGGGAGACGTAAACAGACCACCTGTGCTCGTTGATATTGGTGATCAATCTATTGACGAAGGTTCAGAACTTGTGATAAACCTCTCTGCAACTGACGAAGATGGAGACACTCTCACTTTTGCCAAGAACGACAGTAGCGTTGGAAAGCTTACAGACAAGAACTTTACCTGGACTCCGACGGATGAGGACGCAGGAATATATTACGTAAATTTCAGCGTTTCGGATGGAAAGGGTGGTCTGGACTTTGAGGTAGTTCAGATAACAGTGGGAGACGTAAACAGGCCACCTGTGCTCGTTGATATTGGTGATCAATCTATTGACGAAGGTTCAGAACTTGTGATAAACCTCTCTGCAACTGACGAAGATGGAGACACTCTCACTTTTGCCAAGAACGACAGTAGCGTTGGTACTCTTACTGACAAGAACTTTACCTGGACTCCTGAATATGATGAAGCAGGAATTTATTCCGTAAACTTCAGTGTTTCCGATGGGAAAGAAGGTCTTGACTTCGAAATCGTGCAGATAACTGTGGGAGACGTGAACAGGAAACCTGTTCTGGCTGAAATAGACCCTCAGTCAACTGCTGAAAACACGGAACTCAGGATAGAGCTTTCAGCAACAGATCCGGATGGAGACCCCCTGACTTACTCCACAAACGCAACCTTCGGAGAACTTGCAGATTATATTTTCCTCTGGACTCCGGCTTATGGGGAAAGCGGCATTTACTATGTAGAATTCACAGCTTCAGATGGGGAGCTTACAGATTCTGAAACAATAACTATAGCAGTTGGAGATGTCAATAGGGCCCCGGCACTAGACTCAATAGGAAACAAAGCTATTGCAGAAAACAGCCTCTTGGCATTCACATTAACAGCTTCCGATGATGATGGTGATGATCTTACATATGGTGCCACAGGCCTTCCCGGTGGGGCCCAACTTAACACGACCAGTGGCCTTTTTGAATGGACTCCGGGCTCTGAAGATTCAGGGGTATATTCGGTAGGGTTCAATGTTACGGACGGAGAATTAACAGATTCTGAGACCGTGCAGATAACTGTTAGCGATGTCACAACCGTCAAGAAAAGCTCCTCAGGCGGTGGTGGCGGCGGCGGCGGTGGGGGTGGAGGGTCTCCTGAACCCGCAAGCAATGTCCACGTCAAGGAACTTGCCCAGCAGTTCGTTACTAACGGGAACCGCATCAGGTTTGAGTTCATACGGAAAGCCACCGTTGTCGACTACGTGGAATTCGACGCAAAGAAAAGTGCAGGAAAAACCACAACCATTATCGAGGAACTGAAGGAGATCTCCGTCCTGACCCCGGCTGAGCCTGACGGGGAAATCTACAGGCACATCAACATCTGGGTCGGAAACGGGGGCTTTGCAAGTCCTGAAAACATTGGTGGGGCCGTTGTTGGTTTCAGGGTAAACAAGACGTGGATCGCCGAAAACGAAATCATCGAATCTACGATCGCCCTGAACAGGTATTCCGAAGACAGGTGGAGTGTTCTCCAGACCCGGAAGATCGGGGAAGACGAGGGGTTCATCTACTTCGAAGCCAGCTCCCCGGGATTCTCCCCGTTTGCCGTCACAGCCGAAAACAGTAAGCCCTTGATTGAGGTCCGAGAGGTAGAAGGTCAGATCCCTACAGAAACAGAGCAGATAAAGGAAACCGATTCCCTGGAAACCGAAACTCCGGAAACCGAAGAAAGTGCCGGAGATGGGGAAAAGACAGGAATCTCGAAGAGTATCATGTCAAAAGTTTTTAATTTCATTATCGGGTTCATGATAATAATCCTGATCGGGCTGGCCGTGATAGAGAAAAGGAGGCAGTAA